Proteins from one candidate division KSB1 bacterium genomic window:
- the prmC gene encoding peptide chain release factor N(5)-glutamine methyltransferase, with protein sequence MQTKTSPKLWRIVELLQTTTEFLQKKSIDNPRLNAELLLCKVLGIQRVDLYVNYDRPISSQELQEYRDYIRRRASREPLQYVLGQTEFMSLTFKVNPSILIPRQDTETLVEWVLDRFNGRQNLKILDLGTGSGNIAVSLAYYLNEPQITAVDISQEALESAQENANLNKVDDCISFIHCDVLDRRFEIIMNDRFDIIVANPPYIQEQEFMQLEPEVREYEPRIALVGQDKVNTFSHRICELAPHLLKDNGEVFVEIAAGQSETVEAIFKKNRFKSVQIRKDIAGIERVVLAKF encoded by the coding sequence ATGCAAACGAAAACCTCTCCCAAACTCTGGCGAATTGTTGAACTTCTTCAAACAACCACAGAATTTCTTCAAAAAAAATCAATTGATAACCCACGTTTAAATGCAGAACTATTACTTTGTAAAGTTTTAGGAATTCAGCGAGTCGACTTATATGTGAATTATGATAGACCAATCTCTTCCCAGGAATTGCAGGAATACCGCGATTATATTCGTAGAAGGGCTTCTCGCGAACCTTTGCAATATGTCCTTGGGCAAACAGAGTTTATGTCATTAACTTTTAAGGTAAATCCGTCAATATTAATTCCGCGTCAAGACACCGAAACTTTGGTCGAATGGGTACTTGACCGATTTAATGGAAGACAAAATTTAAAAATATTAGATTTGGGCACGGGTTCAGGTAATATAGCAGTTAGCCTCGCTTATTACTTAAATGAACCACAAATTACAGCGGTTGATATATCCCAAGAGGCATTAGAATCAGCTCAAGAGAATGCAAACCTTAACAAAGTCGATGATTGTATAAGTTTTATTCATTGCGATGTTTTGGATAGGCGCTTCGAGATAATAATGAATGATCGCTTTGATATTATTGTCGCTAATCCGCCATATATCCAGGAACAAGAATTCATGCAACTAGAGCCCGAAGTTAGAGAGTATGAACCCAGAATTGCTTTAGTAGGACAGGATAAAGTTAATACATTTTCCCATCGGATATGTGAATTGGCGCCTCATCTATTAAAGGATAATGGTGAAGTGTTTGTTGAAATTGCCGCAGGACAATCTGAAACAGTAGAAGCCATTTTTAAAAAAAACCGGTTTAAGTCTGTTCAGATTCGCAAAGATATTGCCGGTATTGAGCGGGTTGTATTAGCAAAGTTTTAA